The Plodia interpunctella isolate USDA-ARS_2022_Savannah chromosome 28, ilPloInte3.2, whole genome shotgun sequence nucleotide sequence TTATCCGTGGAGGCCGAAGAAGAATCCTCTGGAATGCGGCGAGCCATATCACTATCCGACTTAGCTGTTAAGCCGTCGCCGGCGCCGAGAACGCCGCAAGGTTGGTGCCAACCTTTATACGAGGTGACGGGCACTTTGGGTGGTCGGGTTCAAAATGGTAGTTTCTTCATTAAAAATGGTAGTTTTCGGATTAACATGGTAGAATtcgttacattatttattatggtgtAATTTATCACTTTTAAGGTGTAATATGGAACACTTATCagaagttttatatatatttatttgatgacTGTATATTCACTTGTCATAAAATGTATCAATTTAAATGCACGAATTAAACCAATTAGCATATCATTACATTTAcacaaaagtatattttatagttactaTATACTCACTCACATTATATCGATGATTTTAAGGTGAAGTCTTATGATTCTAATTGAATTGCatgattttgataacattGCCCTTTTTATAtggtgtttttttaaaaccttGATCAGTTggtattttttccattttattttcggGTTATTCGGGATCACACGGAGCTAACAAAGCATCTGGTTAAATGGTTATTATGTAGTGGCTTTTATcctagtatgtatatatttctcCACAACCtcgtaagtatatttgtttattttgtttaaatttatagtcttCTCGGTTCATGTTGTACGTTATTACTTCTGACTAGCCTGCTACTGTATACAcgtcctctcaacctatcgccggttgactgtaagagatccctacatgggataagtctgCCGTTGTAAATGAGTCTTGTATTCattaggataaataaataaatatattaggacaagtcacacagattgtgctagccccaaagcaagttcgagacttgtgtcgtgggatactaacacaaggatactataatttataacaaatacatatatagataaacatacaagacccgggccaatcagaaaaagatcaatttCCATCTTGACTATAATGGACTTATCTTGACTATAGGAAAATAATGATCATCTTGAATCGTACAATTCTTCTTCaatgtgattttaattaaaatatcgataATTGTAGCCCCATCAAAACCCGCGCCACCGCCGAACACGAACAAATCTCCGAGCGGCTTCGCGCGCCCGCCGACCCGACACACCAAGTCTAACATGACTAGGAGTTCTAGCGTCGGGGTGTTAAATAACCaggtaatttactttttacacgAATGAGTTTAGGGCCGCACGAATGAGTTTAGAGTAGCACGAATGAGTTTAGAGCCGCACGAATGAGTTAAGAGCAGTACGAATGAGTTTAAAACTGCACGAATGAGTTTAAACTGCACGAATGAGTTTCAAGCTACACTAATGAGTTTAAAACTGCACGAATGAGTCTCAGAGTCGCCTACCTGACACAGCATATCCAACATGAGTAGGAGTTCTAGCGTAATATAGGTTTTATAGTAGCCTCATTGACTGCTACacgaatatacattttattgtagtgtacgattcgaatctgggaccttttcAACACAAGTGGCCtgtcttaaccactgaaccACCACGGCTTCAATCTACATATTAATTCCAGAGTGATTCAGAATCGGACCCGCAGCCGTCCCGCCAACAACCCAGAGCGCAAGGTCTCATGAGGCCAACAATCAGTTCTATGAACAAAGCTGCGGCGAACACTGCCAGGAGGCGGGGCCTAGCTAACGCTTATAGCGCCGGTGAGTCATCTGCAACGCCGCCGGCTcaacactgtcgccgaacagttcgccaaactttggcggatttggtatacattgttggtttttcgttgcagtaaataaaaacactacgcaatgttcgcgtattcgcgtcggcatgtgtctgagttccgcgacagtgtggagctggaaTAATGATTGTTATATGTGTCTTCCttgtattcattaaaatttatgtacatatgttCGTGAAAGAAAGTAAATGTACAACAAAAGTAATGTATTTGAAAGTTTTTGTTACAAGTGTCAAGAAAATGTTTATGAGATGTACAAgcgatgtatatttttttgatgaaatgaatGCATAGTAATTAAATGATTATGCCATGTGTACAGTTAATGCAAATTGTTAGCACGCggtcccattgctcagtcgtgctccgttgttttgacgtccgtcgaagGACGACGCAGAAATTATATGGAATCAATGTTATAACCTATGGAAAGCAACGGAGCGCGACGACCGACGCAAAGTAGCAATGGAGCCTGGCTCTTAATCCATCGCCTAGCAAGTAATTATCACATATTAGTTAGAAATGCTGCTAGCAGTAGTTAAAATGGTAGCTTTTGATAAAAACTTCCATAGCCGTCCATTAATCACGTGATGTTTTTAATCCACAACCTTCGTGTGTATTTTTAGTATGTACCTATCATATATTGtccgccgcgaacttagacctcacgaacacaataaatttttgatgagtttctacaaaattgtgaatatttcaaaaacgatttaacctattttgatgccccacgaacttaaaaattccattgacaGATCGTGCATCctgcatattttaaatttaatcaaaatcagaccgACGGTTTGAAAGTtaagttacaaacatacatacaaaaatgtatttttgccccaagttgatttcaCAGTACAATTCACGTTGCTCAGTATACAAATCGCGCgtttgaagaaataaataaatacacgtgATATCATACTACAcccttacttttttttatgaacaactCTAAAAACTGAGGTCCTGTGCAACCCTTTTGAAACCcaatttttaacgctatctgttcgatatgtGACATGTAGAAACCGggatccaaaaataaaaagcttagAGCcactttatactttatttcgTGTCCAAATCGTTTCACACGTCTTTCCTATTTTTGAACCTAACGCCATCTCACTAGCTCCATTTCTCTCTAACCTTATCTCTCCCTCTTCCTAATGTTGCCatcctacatacatataggctatcagatattttatcatcaaGCGGTGAAATAGACTAATCTCCTTTCCCTTTCTATGCTCCAGTTTGCTATGAACATGTCAATCAATATgtcatattaataaagtagACCAGTCTATAGACTAACCTCACAGAGCACTTAGTTAATCTAACATTTAACAGTGTCGCTATCGACCGCCAATGCTGAGGAGTCCAGTTCGGAGGCCGAGGGGCAGGGGGAGAAGAATGGAAGGCCTAGGGCTGGGTCTATCGACCAGAGGCGAATTGGTATGTATAAGAACATAAGCACgaaagaattaattaataaatgaggatgatattcataaacaaacacagtagcaaaaataaaaacgaaagttTAAGTTATATTCGGGCGTCGGTCCTGGTCCACCTGTTAAGTTCACCTCAACTCAGTTCGCCTAGGTAAATTAtgggcaatttttttattgcatcgATGCTCATATTATAGCAAATGTGAAACCATTCTCGAATTTCAGTTGGACCCATTTCCTTTTAGCCGCAATTACTACTTTTATGTTGCTATCACCGCCATTGATTGTCAGAGCAGAGTCCGTTTACACAGGACCGTACCAGCTCCACGGTGCTTCTCGAGTTTGTCAATTTCGTCACGGACATAAATCTTCACACGGTCGAGCCGGTCTTCAGTCTCAcattagaaataattataaagaaagagataatttaaacatacatttatgaACTACTCTATTTTCCTGTTGGACAAAGGTGTGACAAAATGGTGTAACACACAGTCGGAAGTGACAATTTGTCTGATGAGTATCAAAAATTGTCCAGGTCGCAGCGGCAGCGAAAGGGATTTATCACAGAAGGCGCGGGAAGTCACCGCACGGCTCACTGCTACGACCAGACATAGGACTAAGCCTGATCTCCCACCAGAGGATAATAGTAAGACGTTTtatcttctctctctctctcatcatcACGTGTTTCTGTTTCCGGTTGCCTTCGGGGCCGCGAAGCACGGGGTTAGCGTAGAAAATAAACCTGAAAGTTTTGAAGGTCTGGTTGTTATTTTACTCATtgagaatgttattgttgcctgtGGGTAATAGCTAGCAAGTTTTTTAAGTCTTTTTGTCAAAGAAACGAGACAGAGCTATGACATATTTTGTCCCTGATCACGTGACCGGCTCATTCTGTcagttaattattaacttaaacattttacataacataaatGTATCTGCTAGCAGTGTAAcaaaaacctttaaaaaaagtttgtatgagtttAGCTGAATTGGGCCGGGAAGTTGTATAGGaatcttctatctcatttggcaCTCGTCCGTCGTAGTAGTGTAGGTTTCTTGGTCTTTGTTTATATCGAACAATTAAACATGGCTCCTCCCACTTGTCCATCGACCGATTATagtcacattttatattattttcacgtGTTTTAAACTTGTTCCAGTGACGTCATCGCAGCTATGTTCAGCGTTGACTGAACAGCTGACCAAGACAGCGTGTAAAGTTGTTCAGTTGTACGCGAGTTTGCAGCGGGAGGCAAACGCAGCGGCCGACATTAGTGGTACGTTATAAATTCACCGCTCGATAAACCTACAATGTAGATttctaatatttgatttgtaagtaaataattactttctaCTAACATACCTTCACGTGTCTAGAATTATTTGCCCGCTAATAATACTCGATATTCTTTATCTGTGTAACATGGCTATGTCTCCTCTCTCCCGTTCTGCCGAAATAAAGTTCTGACAAAGAACTGCTGACTCAGTAGAAAGTCCAGGCCTAAACCTTTACTGGGCGTCATGGATGATATATTTGGTTAATTGTTTCTCAAACAGCCCGTCCAGCACGGATGATGGCTAATGAAATCGGCCTGTAGTTATTAATATCCGATTTGTCAACCATTTTATTCTTGGGGACGGGCACGGCCAGTGTCATCATTAAGTCATCAAGCAGGTATGAGTGGCCCGGGgagtcatcaccataaacgcaATATTTAAGACAGCTGTCGAACAAATATAGCTTCTTTTGCgaacatattatttagttgtgacgtcacatgTGCCATTTAGCATGGAGCATTTGGACGAGTCAACAGatgtgtgattttgtttttgtcatatctttaaagcattgtcattattataGCACAAATTTGTCATCTATTCTATACTGCATAACTATGTGCCCTACATAGTTATGCAGACAAAAAACTCCCACGGAAGCGTgcccagaaggctggcagAATTGCCACATAGAATCTTCTTTTTATAACTGTTTTCCCAACAGGTCTAGAAGCAGCTATAGTTGAAACCCAGAAGGTGCTCCGCTCAGCAGTCGCACGGAACGGCAACGAAGCTCTAAGCTCATTGTCCTCAGAGGGGGACTTCAGAGATGTGGACACGGCGCGACAGAAACTGGAGCATCTGTCTAAAGGTTGGTGAAGTGGACTAGATTCTTaggttagtttttttaattttttattttatttttgtgttcgtcgaaataaatgttgtgtaattaatttaatgaagtAGATAACGTGTGATTAACCCTAGTTATCGATTACTGACAgctttttgcttttttttttgcttggTTTGGGATGTTATTGTATCATGTCTAATCGCTTtcgaatgaaaaataaaagaataaatacagAATTTTTGACTTACATCGTGGTCAGAAATAGTGGCTGAAATCttcttttaagtatatttaggCACATTAGTGTAATTAGGGCTAATGTATTAGGAACGACAACGAAACTCCAAGCTCATTGTCCGCTGAGGGGAACTTTAGAGATGTGTACACGGCTCGGCAGAAACTAGAGTACCAGTCTAAATTTTTaggttagtttttattttttttctttttgtgtgGCTAATGAAATGCTATGAGATGCATAACTTGTTTTATGTTGCcgacaattttgttttgtttttttattgggtaatttttttttgtaaatgatttGGGATGTCAGTAGGAGTAATGTATTACGAAAGTCCTCTGAGGGGAACTTTAGAGACGTGGCCACGGCGCGGCATTAACTGGAGCAGCTAAAACCTTTagcttatttttctttttgtgtgtTCTTCGGGATGTCCTGTGactaacatatttattgatggtgaaatatttattttataactcgAGACGTCTTTATAGTGAAGCAGTAGTATCTAAAGtttactattaatttaattttaactaaacaTGCTTTAATACTACAAAAAGAAGACCCCTATAGCGCCAGCCTGTATGAACACCATAAACTCTGATACAGGACGTATTTGtgtacagttttcaccaatagatgtgTGATTTCTGAAAAAGGTTTAGTTTATAtcttactaatgttataaacgTGAAAGTGTTTGTGAGGATTCAAGTggcatgtttgttactctttcacgcaaaatctactggacggattgttatgtaaTTCAGTAcggtaaaatgtaaattatatatttcaaccaagcgaagccggggcgggccgttAGCTAAGTATAAACATAAGTCTTACAATGATTGTAAAGTATTTGTGAatcatgtaaataatatatatattagatgagttagtatcccataagtctcgaacttactttgggtgtagctcaatttgtgttattagtcctaatatatttatttatttaatatatatagacaTAATTTTGTCCACAGAGgctaataatccgtccagccCGGCGCTGTCGTTCTTCGACCAATACTCCGACATCTTGCTCCACATGATGCAGAACAAAATGACGCACAGTCTCCCGCCGCAACCGGACCAGCACAGCTAGTAGGACTAACGGTAGGACTTACACAGTAGGACCTGGAGgcactatcgatagttgaacatttttattatcttagaTCTCGACTATCGATAatctaattttcaaaataataacgagtcattgtatatttttttttaaatattgtgagAAATTATAGATCGGATATTCAGATGCATATACAAATACACATTATAAGTTGATTGACATAATCGTATATTAAAGCATAAATTTGCAAACTGTAATTCCTTTGTATACAGATGACCAGAGGTctgttccggcttcgctcgggtaaaaccataataaaaaattgtctatGTCACACCAGAAGGTTTCGTTCattctctgtgccaaatttcatcgaacagacagacgcggcaaaggactttgttttaataatatactagcggctcgacccggcttcgctcgggtaaacacaacataaattaatacatctAACTTAAATCTTCCTCGGAAATCACACTATCCGTTGGTGAAAATCGcaagaaaatccgtgcagtagtttttgagtttatcgcaaacaaacaaacagacagacgcggcaaaggactctgttttaataatatatacatctGAATATCCAGTCTTCACAACAAATGAATATGATAATCATCACGAAACATATTCATTTTGTTGTCGGAAAGGAATTGTGGTATACTCTGGTTTTATtctgagaaataaaattaaaagaggAAAGGTGACGTCAGAGAAATGTAATCGAAAATGAACCTCAAGTCTTAGTTATACGGTTcaaattaatagtttttaaaacatGCTTTTTCTCATGTGATTTTGAAACggttgattttgttttgtctaaaatatctgttataacacattttttttttctattaacttTTCTTTGACATGCGcctatataagaaaatatagtattaattatatattttaacgaaATTACGAATACAAtcagagtttttttttttaatagtcaaATTTAGACTGCCATACatattattgcatttaaaattccattccaatttttttaaccaattttatatatgtatatttagaaaaattgttaattcGTTGTTGATAAAGCacacattttttgaaatattctagttaaaacaatcgtataacgttttttttttaatttggacatttgaattaattatgttttatatggaCAGAGTTGGTTTGAATTGATAAAAGTGTCatttataacacaaataattaattttataatttaaaaaaaaatcaataatcgAAAAttcttgttataaaaaaaaaatatgtttgacgtataattttgtaatatttacgCTTTGAAGGAATTGTAAAATACGGGTGtatgtagtttttaaaattttcgctTCCAGCCCAtaagaaattcaaattaacttgacattgacaatgTAAAATCAGTCTTATTACTGACGAATTACTGTGAGCAGTGCGGAAACAAACTACCAACATAAAGgcaataagtatataaaagacAGCTATTTAAACTATGTCAATGCCcaaatatagattaaaaatgCACAATTTGTCCACGAAATGAGTCTTAAGATATCTATAGTTCGTTTTTTTAGGCATTTAATAAAGGTAAACAATCTTGACAAGTCTTTTTTtaaggtataaaatattttatttgtaatgtcaAAATCCACACGAACATTACAATTTAGCTAGCTAGCTAGGCCAATTTTAGTGAAATATTAGCTTAGAAGTCCCCGTGCTTCATCCAGGTGGAGAACTTAGGTGAAGCACGGGTCCGGACCCGAAATATTGAATACATACAGTCAATGACCCGAGGATGTTTAACCTACTACCACGGGCGCAGCTGCAGTCAACATCaagtattacaataaaattatagtgtCAAGAttgtgtacattttatttaaagacttaaatctattttaataatagatcGGCCACGTTGTTGTCGTTCTTTTGTGGCAGGAACTTCATATGTAACAGGTACAATCACGTGCAATTATACAAATACGCAAgcattcaattttaaactttgtcCCTCCGGAATAagagttataatatattaatgtacGTGATTGTACTTCGCGCATTTGCCAACGGATCTTGCGTCCTAATGAAATGTACGTCACATGAaacttatgaatattatttgaatatagaaTAACATATACGTGTGTGCTCTGTTTGTTGATTATTTAaggaaacatattttttttttcattttaaacgACGCATGGATTTTTGTGAGATCAAACGAAACTACGATTTGATTGGTCAAGTTGTGCGTCCATATTGTAGTGCAAGTATGAAAAGTTCACTGCAGTGTCTAAGTATTCTGTCAATATGTCCGTAAACTAGATTTTTACtcgaaaaatatgttctgtattatatttcttttccaTTACTACAAATCCTGTAAAATATCAAGTTGACTATTATTCTTTGAGACATTTTTAataggttttaattttaaccccTCGAACTTGGagataataaacacaattgaGCAACAATAGTATCTCAGTCGGGCCGCGCGAGAACTGAAAGTGCACtaatcaaaaactttttttttcaccattcGAAAATAGTTTACAAACAGAATAAAACAGGAATTATGCGAAATCGTCCGGAAGCAAttgttattatagttttaagtattcTTCTTATTGTCACAAACTCTAGATGTATGTGTGAGTgtgtatatgtaaataacacTGAATGGTCGTGCatgataatgtttataataataagtatagtcTCTGATGTCCACGAGACTTATTTTTGACTAATCGTAATCGtcaattttgaaacttttCAATTTGCACGATAGTGCACGATTGGTGTTTACATTACATCTGAAATGTTCACTTGATTGTATTTGGCACGATCTAATGATGTTTATAACTGTTTCCACGTAAGGAATTCTCTGAAAAGAAATCAGAGGTGTTTTTTTGAAATGTGAGTTAACCCGTTGATCGTGTAGAATGgagacacaatagataaacattagTTTGCCCGGCGTGTTTGCACCGGTTCGTAAGGTCGATGTAAAAAGTATAATGAAACATGAACAGTAGTAATAGAACACACTATGTGAAAAAACTTATGCATGTGAAAAATAACGTGCGTTATTCGTAGAAGTTGTCCActgtagtaataaataaaaatataatggacAAAATCTCGTGCACAAAATAAACACGCCTCGTGCGCTATCGTGCAAATAATTTACCTCTTCGGCCGGAGCGTGTATGGCACTATTCATAGGAATTATACCTAACTGTAAAAATAGCTCATGTAGatacgttatttttattaaatgttcaaaaattgttttgccATTTGTGAAgactaattattaatttacgatattattcgattatttgtttatcttttttttaatttgtttatattaggtTACCtgaacatttataataaattaatttatacttccgacttttgtttttattttactgatttattaatagtttGATGTATGCTATAAATTAACCtttcgatttaaaaattacatagcTTTCGAATGGGTtcttccgccctagaataggaccacgcCATGTCATCTCGTCGTAAGAATTGGTAGGCAACAAAAGAGTATTCTTAAAGAGGATGGACATTAAGCAAGCGGCTGTTTGTacaatcatagccaaatcttttTTATGCGATTCCTGGGCTTTggagcgtcacagctccgaatggaATCGGGAACACGCGAAAATGAGagaattaaattgtttttattgcacacattattttaatttcatcatttacaaaataagaaaCATATGACAATATTATTCTACTCTATGATCTGCGAATCTACGATACGTTATTACAAATCATTCTACGTAACTACATTCTACATTCTATAACTTATCGTAGAATGTTCTCAAAATCCTATTTGCGACAACCATTAAATAAACACTACTGTTCGTTACGGAactaataggtagttaaaataaaatacttggagctaagaattagataattatatttttctttgttcttacaaattggtataatgaaaaaacagaaatcgaaTCACAGGaataaacaatagaaaaatctagatttgtagtgcgcgcgcaggaataaaatttaaattgtcgtgtACGATAGCCATTGGCTACCGCGCGAGGGGTCGCGGGCGGGACGTGCCTAGTGTTGTGGTGTACTGGCGTAGACAACTACTAAATGTACttattaacatttgttttattatatttaaatacaaacgtTAATGATTATATTTCACACTGAAAAagtcataatatataatctaaaaaacagtaaaatactAAGCAACTAATACTCATTCAAGCGTAGCCCTCGTGGATATTATCTGGGCTCATTATCGACTTCATTGTCGTCGTCCACGTTGTAGTTGTACGAGACTTGCTTCACGAGACCGAGGTTGATTAAGAACTGCAGTAGAGGGCGCCTTTTTACCTCGCTCTGGCGGTAAGCTGCCGATCTCGTCTCTGTAATAGGTAATACATACTGTAAATCTTGTTTGTAATACCTTTCTTATGCAATGAACACATGTTGAAAGTgcatatataacaaaaaagtaaacataatggcggacttatcccacgAAGGGccatctcttccagtcaaccggcggtagttattaaattaataattaacatgTTATTACTCATACTACATAATCGATTAAAATGTGTGAATATataaactatcgatagttcagAACGCTGTCGATAGTTGACTATCGAGCGACTATGAGCAAGCGTTGCTGACCTGGATTTGGTGAGtgcggagtacctactaattccatgttgcTGACTTCATGTCGCAGAGTAAATTgctttagattttttttaattgctaaTTATTGACTGTGGTCCGTCCGTTTTCGTCCGGAGCGAGTTCAGTTCGAGTTCTATCGTATCTTATCATTTCATATGTACGATATAATGTATACAGTTTaattagtgtgtatgcgactacttgccactagatggcgttagGTAGTCCtgagatgcctttaggcggcttgaataaaattcaCACAATCGATACatagctatatatttttttatctatgtgcATAGTTATACAATGTAACACACTGTGAGTATACAATGGTAGGCAAAGTCAGGTCACTCACTATAAGCGACTGGCTGCAGAGGTCTGGTGATGGTCTGTGGTCCAAGCTCGTACATGACCTGGAAGTCGGCGTGGTTGCCGAACCGGAACCCGAAGCCGAAGCGGTGATCTTTGCCTGGCGGGGAGAAAGTattcttatccttacatattataaaacaaattcctctACCGTGTGTGTCtttctgttcgcgataaactcaaaaacgactgcacagatttttatgcggttttcatcaatagatagagtgatttctgaggaaggttagggttataatttattcggtttttacccgaacgaaacAGGAACGGGCCCCGCTagttaagaataaaaataataaatttatttatgtttacgcGGGgccctttttaattttaattctataactttctaactaatattataaatgcgaaagtaagattgtt carries:
- the LOC128681769 gene encoding uncharacterized protein LOC128681769 isoform X1, with amino-acid sequence MAKKFFHLFFIGFILEWFRGDCIILVIPEDVPAGFAAIYGFSPRLMIGKDHRFGFGFRFGNHADFQVMYELGPQTITRPLQPVAYKTRSAAYRQSEVKRRPLLQFLINLGLVKQVSYNYNVDDDNEVDNEPR
- the LOC128681769 gene encoding uncharacterized protein LOC128681769 isoform X2, whose translation is MAKKFFHLFFIGFILECKDHRFGFGFRFGNHADFQVMYELGPQTITRPLQPVAYKTRSAAYRQSEVKRRPLLQFLINLGLVKQVSYNYNVDDDNEVDNEPR